Part of the Porites lutea chromosome 14, jaPorLute2.1, whole genome shotgun sequence genome, acaaaaaagacACACCTAAAAAGTACTTCAAGCTTCAGCTTCTTGTGGATCCGTGCCAAAGAAAGATATATGGGCTTCTCGAACCTAGAGTGTACCTTAATAACTTAATGTTGTAAACGGGCCAGAAAACGTCCGACTTGTTCAAGTTCCAAAACTCTTGAAGAGCATTCCAGCATTTTCATGCCAGGGTAAATGTGACGCTTCACATTGGCATGCAAAGGACAGTATCCAAATAAAAATTTATCAGATGGATAGTGTGAAATAACCACAATTTGTTATTCATGGAGTTTGGGAGCTCGTTTGACTCGACAGTAGAGGGCTTAGTCTGTGTATTTATTCGGTGACTTAGCTGGTTTGCATATTAAACAGTAATTCCGTTTTTCTCTTGTTAGTTTACTTCGATGGACCATCTCAGAATGAATCGTCCAATAGTTGCCGCATTTTTGGTGTTCTTTGCGTGTTCGATTTTGACTGtaagtaaaaaatatggttACTGAAACATAGCATTTAAGATGAGAActcttgtaaaatttcttatATAAACTGTTGAATTTATCGAAGTTTTAGAGATGAATTTATTGTTCTTTTAGGATCAAGTGTGGTCAGTTTATATAAAAGGAGTCGGTAAGCTTTTTGTACTCGAGTTagtcaagaaaaaagaaattaggtCACTTCCGggttgccccaagcctctgttttaaaTTGAGTCTAAGTGcaaagtcattaatataaaaatgattttctactCTCATACAAAGAGAACTAAGTAAGAAAGGTTTTGAATTGCTCTTAGCCTCAGTTTCAAAACGAGGGATTTTGAACTCGGAAATTACCTATTTCTTTTAGGCGTTTAAAGGGGCTGTgccacggcagtccagttcattttgtttaattttgccagttactcgccctcaatcgctatggaacttaaagtaagcaaagaaattacttgtaaatggcacaagcagagattcgagacaaaaaaatatgtctcctgagcattatttttgaagttgcaaagaggagagatcaactttgaaaaactgttagacTGGCATCTGCGTTGACGCCTACCAAGGAGATGACGATTGTTCAGGTTCCGAAAAATGCTGCTGTAGTGGATGTGGGCATGTTTGCATAAAAACCATTCGATATGTCAGTCAACATGGTTTCCTCATATTTAGACTTTGCTCGTATGAGTATGCGCAAGCAATCCCCTTGTCTCTTCACTATTAAATTTTACTATACACCGTGTAGAATTGTTGGCTTTGAAATCTAGCTAGAGTTCGAGGGGCTATAGTTGCTGGTTTTGACCGGACAATGCATGGAAACGAGCTTTACGCGACAGGAGTAGCTCAGAGAAATAGTGGATGAACGATATTGACATGCTGGTTACAATTGGAGTGAGGTCATAGAAACAACATAGAATTTAGCCATACTTTTCTAAGAGTAGTGGAACACTTCAGGATGAAATCTCTAGAGGGGTGATGCAAACTGTGGCCAAGTATAGTAAAATTCGtattattttctgaaaatatatAAACTAAAACAAGTAAATAGAGGGAAATTGTTCAAATTATGAACAGATTCCTTGTATTTTCTAGTATAAATTAGAGAAAAACGGTTCTCCTGAGACAGCATAGCAGAGACTTTGTATAAAACACCATACGctacttccacatttcccataatgcaccttatttataaattttcacCCCAAATTtcgcataacctttgtttttcatttctcctgggtattacagccgtccaaagaaaatgaaaacaattcttatgcaaaatgttggggggcaaacaaggtgcattatggaaaTGTGGAAACGGCGAACTAATTATGTTACAGCACAAGAAAAACCTGGTTTGTGTCCCAAGCCCAGTGGGCCTGGTATCTGTGTTGAGGCCTGCTCTGTGGATGGCGATTGTAAAGGTGCCAAAAAATGCTGCTCTAATGGCTGTGGACATGTTTGCAAGAAACCAGTGGGTATGTACCTTAACTATCAACATCCCTGAAGAAAtattcgagtcgttttctcttTTAACGCATGCGCAATCTTTTTGCCTGTTGACTCTTAATCTTTCTTTATTATGCATTATGGGCGTTACTACTGTGCAAAACTGGCAGGTTTGTTCTTGTTTAAAGTGACACCAATAGTAAGAACCTGCATAACTAGTatttcatggaaaaaaaaatcgataatgataatgataaaaataatgatgatgatgatgatgataatgatgaaaaCCGTTGCGCTAACACGGAATAGCAGAAAATCACCATAAAAGTAATGTTAAAATTTGCTGCAACGTAAGGGAAAGCTGAGTTTTGTCCCAAACCCAAACCTGACCAGATTGGCATCTGCGCTGTGACGCCTGCCAAGGAGATGACGATTGTTGAGGTTCCGAAAAACGCTGCTTTAATGGATGCAGGCACGTTCGCATCAAACCACCCGATACGTCAATCAACATGGTTTCCCCATATTTAGGCTTTGCTCGTATGAGTATGCGCAAGCAATCCCCTTGTCTGTTCACTATTAAATTTTGCTATACACCGTGTAGAATTGCTTGCTTTGAAATCTAGCTAGAGTTCGAGGGGCTATAGTTGCTGGTTTTGACCGGACAATGGAAACGAGCTTTACGCGACAGGAGTAGCTCAGAGAAATAGTGGATGAACGATATTGACATGCTGGTTACAATTGGAGTGAGGTCATAGAAACAACATAGAATTTAGCCATACTTTTCTGAAAGTAGTGGAACACTTCAGGATGAAATCGCTAGAGGGGTGATGCAAACTGTGGCCAAGTGTAGTAAAATTCGTATCTTTTTCTGAAAATGTATAAACTAAAAGAAGTAAATAGAGGGAAATTGTTCAAATTATGAACAGATTTCTTGTATTTTCTCGTAGAAATTAAGGAAAAACGGTTCTCCTGAGACAGCATAGCAGAGACTTTGTATAAAACaccatacgccacttccacatttcccataatgcaccttatttataaattttctcccCAAATTtcgcataacctttgtttttcatttctcctgggtattacagccgtccaaaaagaaaatgaaaacaattcttatgcaaaatgttggggggcaaacaaggtgcattatggaaaTGTGGAAACGGCGAATTAATTATCTTACAGTACAAGAAAAACCTGGTTTGTGTCCCAAGCCCAGTGGGCCTGGTATCTGTGTTGAGGCCTGCTCTATGGATGGCGATTGTAAAGGTGCCAAAAAATGCTGCTCTAATGGCTGTGGACATGTTTGCAAGAAACCAGTGGGTATGTACCTTAACTATCAACATCCCTGAAGGAATATTCGAGCCGTTTTCTCTTTTAACGCATGCGCAATCTTTTTGCCTGTTGACTCTTAATCTTTCTTTATTATGCATTATGAGCGTTACTACTGTGCAAAACTGGCAGGTTTGTTCTTGTTTAAAGTGACACCAATCGTAACAACCTGCATAATTAGTATTTCATGGAAACTAatcgataatgataatgataaaaataatgatgataatgatgatgataatgatgaaaaCCGTTCCGCTAACACGGAATAGCAGAAAATCACCATAAAAGTAATGTTAAAATTTGCTGCAACGGAAGGGAAAGCTAAGTTTTGTCCCAAACCCAAACCTGACCAGATTGGCATCTGCGTTGACGCCTGCTGCCAAGGAGATGACGATTGTTCAGGTTCCGAAAAATGCTGCTTTAATGGATGCGGGCACGTTTGCATGAAACCACTCAATATGTCAATCAACATGGTTTCCTTATATTTAGACTTTGCTCGTATGAGTATCCGCAAGCAATCCCCTTGTCTCTTCACTATTAAATTTTGCCATACACCGTGTAGAATTGCTTGCTTTAAAATCTAGCTAGAGTTCGAGGAGCTATAGTTGCTGGTTTTGACCGGACAATGGAAACGAGCTTTACGCGACAGGAGTAGCTCAGAGAAATAGTGGATGAACAATATTGACATGCTGGTTACAATTGGAGTGAGGTTATAGAAACAACATAGAATTTAGCCATACTTTTCTAAGAATAGTGGAACACTTCAGGATGAAATCTGTAGAGGGGTGATGCAAACTGTGGCCAAGTATAGTAAAATTCGTAtcattttctgaaaatataTAAACTAAAAGAAGTGAATAGAGAGAAATTGTTCAACTTATGAACAGATTTCTTGTATTTTCTCGTAGAAATTAGGGAAAAACGGTTCTCCTGAGACAGCATAGCAGAGACTTTGTATAAAACaccatacgccacttccacacTTCCCTTAATGCACcttatttataaattttcacCCCAAACTTtggcataacctttgtttttcatatctcctgggtattacaccagtcccaaaagaaaatgaaaacaattcttatgcaaaatgttggggggcaaacaaggtgcattatggaaatgtggaaatggcGAATTAATTATGTTacagcacaagaaaaaaaacctggTTTGTGTCCCAAGCCCAGTGGGCCTGGTATCTGTGTTGAGGCCTGCTCTGTGGATGGCGATTGTAAAGGTGCCAAAAAATGCTGCTCTAATGGCTGTGGACATGTTTGCAAGAAACCAGTGGGTATGAACCTTAACTATCAACATCCCTGCTCTGATGTTAGGCGTTGCACGGTTGTTATACGCAAGCGCAATTATCTTCCCTGTTGACCGTTAATCTTTCTTTATTATGTATTATGGGCGTTACTACTGTGCAAAACTGGCAGGTTTGTTCTTGTTTAAAATGACACCAATCGTACGAACCtgcataattattatttcatggAAAATAatcgataatgataatgataacaatgatgatgatgatgataatgatgaaaaCTCCGTTCCGTTaacacgga contains:
- the LOC140924616 gene encoding uncharacterized protein — encoded protein: MDHLRMNRPIVAAFLVFFACSILTDQVWSVYIKGVAQEKPGLCPKPSGPGICVEACSVDGDCKGAKKCCSNGCGHVCKKPVVQEKPGLCPKPSGPGICVEACSMDGDCKGAKKCCSNGCGHVCKKPVAQEKKPGLCPKPSGPGICVEACSVDGDCKGAKKCCSNGCGHVCKKPVVLG